A genomic region of Streptomyces diastaticus subsp. diastaticus contains the following coding sequences:
- the purE gene encoding 5-(carboxyamino)imidazole ribonucleotide mutase — protein MTAHTSQDPVVGIVMGSDSDWPVMEAAAQALDEFEIAYEVDVVSAHRMPHEMIAYGEQAAGRGLKAVIAGAGGAAHLPGMLASVTPLPVIGVPVPLKYLDGMDSLLSIVQMPAGVPVATVSVGGARNAGLLAARILAAHDEELLTRMKDFQRELNEQATEKGKRLRAKTSGGPAGFGFGK, from the coding sequence GTGACCGCACACACCAGCCAGGACCCCGTCGTCGGCATCGTCATGGGCTCCGACTCCGACTGGCCCGTCATGGAGGCCGCCGCCCAGGCCCTCGACGAGTTCGAGATCGCCTACGAGGTCGACGTCGTCTCCGCCCACCGTATGCCGCACGAGATGATCGCCTACGGTGAGCAGGCCGCCGGGCGCGGGCTGAAGGCGGTCATCGCCGGGGCGGGCGGCGCCGCCCACCTCCCCGGGATGCTCGCCTCCGTCACCCCGCTGCCGGTGATCGGCGTGCCGGTGCCGCTGAAGTACCTCGACGGCATGGACTCGCTGCTGTCCATCGTGCAGATGCCCGCCGGGGTGCCGGTCGCCACCGTCTCGGTCGGCGGCGCCCGAAACGCCGGGCTGCTGGCCGCCCGCATCCTCGCCGCCCACGACGAGGAGCTGCTCACCCGGATGAAGGACTTCCAGCGCGAGCTGAACGAGCAGGCCACCGAGAAGGGCAAGCGGCTGCGGGCCAAGACCTCCGGCGGCCCGGCCGGCTTCGGCTTCGGAAAGTGA
- a CDS encoding dipeptidase, with amino-acid sequence MEFLAEHPVVDGHNDLPWALREQVRYDLSRRDIAEDQSAHLHTDIARLRAGGVGAQFWSVYVRSDLGGDEAVSATLEQIDCVDQLLARHPADLARAESADAMEKARGEGRIASLKGAEGGHSINNSLATLRALYALGVRYMTLTHNDNIAWADSATDTERLGGLSAFGREVVREMNRTGMLVDLSHVSAGTMRDALATSEAPVIFSHSSSRAVCDHPRNIPDDVLAQLPANGGVAMATFVPKFILPAAVEWTLRADENLRSHGHHHLDTGEEAMALHRAFEAAHPRPVATASTVADHLDHMREVAGVDHIGIGGDYDGTAFTPAGLEDVAGYPNLIAELLSRNWSTADLAKLTWGNAVRVLRDAEAVSRDLSARRGPSNATLEQLDG; translated from the coding sequence ATGGAGTTCCTCGCCGAGCACCCCGTGGTCGACGGCCACAACGACCTGCCGTGGGCCCTGCGCGAGCAGGTCCGCTACGACCTGTCCCGCCGCGACATCGCCGAGGACCAGTCGGCGCACCTGCACACCGACATCGCCCGGCTGCGGGCCGGCGGGGTCGGCGCGCAGTTCTGGTCGGTCTACGTCCGCTCCGACCTCGGCGGCGACGAGGCGGTCAGCGCCACCCTGGAGCAGATCGACTGCGTCGACCAGCTCCTCGCCCGCCACCCGGCCGACCTGGCGCGCGCCGAGAGTGCCGACGCCATGGAGAAGGCGCGCGGCGAGGGCCGCATCGCCTCCCTCAAGGGGGCCGAGGGCGGCCACTCGATCAACAACTCGCTGGCCACCCTGCGCGCCCTGTACGCGCTCGGCGTGCGCTACATGACGCTCACCCACAACGACAACATCGCCTGGGCCGACTCCGCCACCGACACCGAACGCCTCGGCGGGCTCTCCGCCTTCGGGCGCGAGGTGGTCCGGGAGATGAACCGGACCGGGATGCTGGTCGACCTCAGCCACGTCTCGGCGGGCACCATGCGCGACGCGCTGGCCACCAGCGAGGCGCCGGTGATCTTCTCGCACTCCTCGTCCCGCGCGGTCTGCGACCACCCGCGCAACATCCCCGACGACGTGCTGGCCCAGCTCCCCGCCAACGGCGGGGTCGCGATGGCCACCTTCGTGCCCAAGTTCATCCTTCCCGCCGCCGTCGAGTGGACCCTGCGGGCGGACGAGAACCTGCGCTCCCACGGTCACCACCACCTCGACACCGGTGAGGAGGCGATGGCGCTGCACCGCGCCTTCGAGGCGGCCCACCCGCGTCCCGTCGCGACCGCCTCCACCGTCGCCGACCACCTCGACCACATGCGCGAGGTGGCGGGCGTCGACCACATCGGCATCGGTGGCGACTACGACGGCACGGCCTTCACCCCGGCCGGCCTGGAGGACGTCGCGGGCTACCCGAACCTGATCGCCGAACTGCTCAGCCGCAACTGGTCCACGGCCGACCTGGCCAAGCTGACCTGGGGCAACGCGGTCCGCGTGCTGCGCGACGCCGAGGCCGTCTCACGGGACCTCTCCGCCCGGCGGGGACCCTCCAACGCGACTCTGGAGCAGCTCGACGGCTGA
- a CDS encoding 5-(carboxyamino)imidazole ribonucleotide synthase, producing MTHEAGIPLGIRFKLLSDTPQDSAAQVVGDVVVGDYRDLDTLRDFARGCDVITFDHEHVPTEHLRALEADGIPVRPGPDALVHAQDKGVMRTRLTEIGAPCPRHRIVDGPADVAAFAAELAASPEGGGFPVVLKTVRGGYDGKGVWVVRSEADAAEPFRAGVPVLAEEMVPFRRELAANIVRSPHGQAVAYPVVESRQVDGVCDTVIAPAPGLGEELSGRAQELALRIAEELGVVGHLAVELFETEDGRVLVNELAMRPHNSGHWTMDGAVTSQFANHVRAVLDLPLGDPRPRAPWTVMCNVLGGDYPDMYAAYLHCMARDPQLKIHMYGKDVKPGRKVGHVNTYGDDLDAVLERARHAAGYLRGTITE from the coding sequence ATGACGCACGAGGCAGGCATCCCGCTCGGCATCAGGTTCAAGCTCCTCAGTGACACGCCCCAGGACTCGGCGGCCCAGGTCGTCGGCGACGTCGTCGTCGGCGACTACCGCGACCTGGACACACTGCGCGACTTCGCGCGGGGCTGTGACGTGATCACCTTCGATCACGAGCACGTCCCGACCGAACACCTACGGGCCCTGGAGGCGGACGGCATCCCCGTCCGCCCGGGGCCCGACGCGCTGGTGCACGCCCAGGACAAGGGGGTGATGCGGACCCGCCTGACCGAGATCGGCGCGCCGTGTCCCCGGCACCGCATCGTGGACGGCCCGGCCGACGTGGCCGCCTTCGCCGCCGAGCTGGCCGCCTCGCCCGAGGGCGGCGGCTTCCCCGTCGTGCTGAAGACGGTGCGCGGCGGGTACGACGGCAAGGGCGTGTGGGTGGTCCGCTCCGAGGCGGACGCCGCCGAGCCGTTCCGCGCGGGCGTCCCCGTCCTCGCCGAGGAGATGGTGCCGTTCCGCCGCGAGCTGGCCGCCAACATCGTCCGCTCCCCGCACGGGCAGGCCGTCGCCTACCCGGTGGTCGAGTCCCGCCAGGTCGACGGTGTCTGCGACACGGTGATCGCCCCCGCCCCCGGGCTCGGCGAGGAGCTGTCCGGCCGGGCGCAGGAGCTGGCGCTGCGGATCGCCGAGGAGCTGGGCGTCGTCGGCCACCTCGCCGTCGAGCTGTTCGAGACCGAGGACGGCCGTGTCCTCGTCAACGAGCTGGCGATGCGCCCGCACAACTCCGGCCACTGGACCATGGACGGCGCGGTCACCTCGCAGTTCGCCAACCACGTCCGCGCCGTCCTCGACCTGCCGCTGGGCGACCCGCGCCCGCGCGCGCCGTGGACCGTGATGTGCAACGTGCTGGGCGGCGACTACCCCGACATGTACGCCGCGTACCTGCACTGCATGGCGCGCGACCCCCAGCTGAAGATCCACATGTACGGCAAGGACGTGAAGCCCGGCCGCAAGGTCGGCCACGTCAACACCTACGGCGACGACCTGGACGCGGTGCTGGAGCGCGCCCGGCACGCTGCCGGATACCTCAGGGGAACGATCACCGAGTGA